From Rhodoferax sp. AJA081-3, the proteins below share one genomic window:
- a CDS encoding efflux RND transporter periplasmic adaptor subunit — protein sequence MNLQATTSTLAQQLGVKPLTLGLIAASVITLAALGLFASGSHAADATKPGAAKPALTVSLTQPKSSMLTIKLAANGSVAAWQEASVGAEANGLRVAELHANIGDKVKRGQLLASFAAESVQADVALARAAVAEAQANAAEAAANADRARAVQGSGAISAQQVNQYLTQEQTGKARVASAQAQLDAQLLRLKNTQLLAPDSGIISARNASVGSVVGAGTEMFKLIRQGRLEWRGEVTSNEIGRISPGTVVLVTAPGGAQVKGKVRTLAPTVDAATRNGLVYVDLQAAEKGVANSFKPGMYARGEFELGSSGALTVPQTAVVVRDGFSYVSRVGADNRVSQLKVQTGRVVGDQVEIQSGVKAEDKLVASGGGFLSEGDLVRVVDAAKPGASTSNTAPAPVLPASAASK from the coding sequence ATGAACCTCCAAGCAACAACCTCCACCCTGGCCCAACAACTGGGCGTCAAACCCCTGACCCTGGGCCTGATCGCCGCCAGCGTGATCACCCTCGCCGCCCTGGGCCTGTTTGCCTCCGGCAGCCATGCCGCAGACGCCACCAAACCCGGCGCGGCCAAACCCGCGCTGACCGTGTCGCTCACCCAGCCCAAGAGCAGCATGCTGACCATCAAGCTGGCGGCCAACGGCAGTGTGGCCGCCTGGCAGGAAGCCAGCGTGGGCGCCGAGGCCAATGGCCTGCGTGTGGCCGAGTTACACGCCAACATCGGTGACAAGGTCAAACGCGGCCAGCTGCTGGCCAGTTTTGCCGCCGAGAGTGTGCAGGCCGACGTAGCCCTGGCCCGCGCCGCCGTGGCCGAGGCCCAGGCCAACGCCGCCGAGGCCGCAGCCAACGCCGACCGTGCCCGTGCCGTACAAGGCAGCGGCGCCATCAGCGCACAGCAGGTCAACCAGTACCTCACACAAGAACAAACCGGCAAGGCCCGTGTGGCATCGGCCCAGGCCCAACTGGATGCGCAACTGCTGCGCCTAAAGAACACGCAACTATTGGCGCCCGATAGCGGCATCATTTCCGCCCGCAATGCGTCGGTCGGCTCTGTGGTCGGCGCGGGCACCGAAATGTTCAAGCTGATCCGCCAAGGCCGCCTGGAATGGCGGGGTGAAGTCACCTCCAACGAGATTGGCCGCATCTCCCCTGGCACCGTGGTACTGGTGACCGCACCTGGTGGTGCACAGGTCAAAGGCAAGGTGCGCACCTTGGCGCCCACCGTGGACGCCGCCACCCGCAACGGCCTGGTCTATGTGGACCTGCAAGCCGCCGAGAAAGGTGTGGCCAACAGCTTCAAACCTGGCATGTATGCCCGCGGTGAATTTGAACTGGGCAGCTCCGGCGCGCTGACCGTGCCACAAACCGCCGTGGTGGTGCGGGACGGCTTCAGTTATGTGTCCCGCGTGGGTGCCGACAACCGCGTCAGCCAGCTCAAGGTGCAAACCGGCCGTGTGGTGGGTGACCAGGTGGAGATCCAGAGCGGCGTCAAGGCCGAAGACAAGCTGGTCGCCAGCGGCGGCGGCTTCTTGAGCGAGGGTGACCTGGTACGGGTGGTAGATGCCGCCAAGCCAGGTGCTTCTACATCAAATACGGCTCCAGCCCCCGTGTTACCTGCCTCTGCAGCTAGCAAATAA
- a CDS encoding LuxR C-terminal-related transcriptional regulator, giving the protein MDIDYRLAFDLAPVGLALSRNRTIMDCNQRLCDMFGSTHERLVGQSFQILYPSVDEFERAGVRLTPILNRNGTYADDRLMRRVDGRFKDEVFWCHVTGRALNRDAPHEAGIWCFEDLSAIRPVKAELTAREREVAAHLMQGMTSKQIGKTLEISHRTVEIYRARLMRKYKSSTTADLVHKLMAG; this is encoded by the coding sequence ATGGACATTGACTACCGACTGGCATTTGATCTGGCCCCTGTGGGCCTGGCCCTCTCACGCAACCGCACCATCATGGATTGCAACCAGCGCCTGTGCGACATGTTTGGGTCCACACACGAACGGCTGGTGGGCCAGTCGTTCCAGATACTGTACCCCAGCGTGGATGAGTTTGAACGCGCGGGTGTGCGCCTCACACCGATATTGAATCGCAATGGCACCTATGCCGACGACCGCCTGATGCGCCGAGTGGATGGCCGCTTCAAGGACGAGGTGTTCTGGTGCCACGTGACCGGGCGCGCACTCAACCGCGATGCGCCCCACGAAGCCGGTATCTGGTGTTTTGAAGACCTGAGTGCGATACGCCCGGTCAAGGCCGAGCTGACTGCCCGCGAGCGCGAAGTGGCCGCCCACCTGATGCAGGGCATGACCTCCAAACAGATCGGCAAGACGTTGGAGATCAGCCACCGCACGGTTGAGATCTACCGCGCGCGGTTGATGCGCAAGTACAAATCGTCTACAACCGCGGACCTGGTGCACAAACTGATGGCGGGCTGA
- a CDS encoding chalcone isomerase family protein produces the protein MHIPLAFNRQTRALAATAVFFMVLAPASAQAQSTAPGVVEAAATPPAMLMAYGNSWQAKGSGTLRFFGFKAYDATLWLPNADAGLSFARPFALEIRYATSVKARDITNTSLIELQRIGQSSPEQIVAWSGLMESIFVDVVSGDRLIGVHLPREGVRFFHNGKLLGESSDVAFSEAFFKIWLDPRTKRPELRTALLGQSVRTVMSPN, from the coding sequence GTGCACATTCCACTCGCGTTTAACCGGCAAACCCGGGCACTGGCTGCAACGGCGGTCTTCTTCATGGTCCTCGCGCCGGCTTCTGCCCAGGCGCAATCTACTGCGCCTGGCGTGGTTGAGGCCGCTGCGACCCCGCCAGCCATGCTGATGGCATATGGCAACAGTTGGCAGGCGAAGGGATCGGGGACGCTCCGATTCTTCGGGTTCAAGGCATACGACGCAACACTTTGGTTGCCCAATGCCGATGCGGGGCTGAGTTTTGCACGTCCATTTGCCCTGGAGATCCGCTATGCCACGTCCGTCAAGGCGCGTGACATTACGAACACTTCACTCATCGAATTGCAGCGCATTGGGCAATCGTCGCCGGAACAAATCGTGGCATGGTCTGGCCTGATGGAATCCATCTTTGTGGATGTGGTGAGCGGAGACAGGCTTATCGGTGTGCATTTGCCACGCGAAGGCGTGCGCTTCTTCCACAATGGCAAGCTGCTGGGCGAGTCTTCGGATGTAGCCTTCAGCGAAGCCTTCTTCAAGATCTGGCTGGATCCCAGAACCAAGCGACCTGAATTGCGCACCGCGCTTCTTGGGCAATCCGTGCGGACCGTGATGAGTCCGAATTAA
- a CDS encoding CoA transferase subunit A: MNKIYPSAAAALDGIVKDGQLMAVGGFGLCGIPEALIDALKDSGVKDLTVISNNAGVDGFGLGKLLETRQIKKMISSYVGENKEFERQYLAGELQLEFTPQGTLAEKLRAGGAGIPAFFTKTGVGTIVADGKELREFDGETYVMERALVPEVSLVKAHRADKSGNLQFRLTARNFNPAVAMAGKICIVEVEEIVETGAMVPDQVHLPGIYVHRIVLNANPEKRIEKRTITSKEGV; this comes from the coding sequence ATGAACAAGATATATCCCAGTGCGGCTGCCGCACTTGATGGAATCGTGAAAGACGGGCAGTTGATGGCCGTTGGCGGTTTTGGTTTGTGTGGCATCCCCGAGGCGCTGATCGACGCGCTGAAGGACAGCGGCGTCAAAGACCTTACGGTCATCTCCAACAACGCGGGTGTCGACGGCTTTGGCCTGGGCAAGCTGCTGGAGACACGCCAGATCAAAAAGATGATCTCCAGCTACGTGGGCGAGAACAAGGAGTTTGAGCGCCAGTACCTGGCCGGTGAGCTGCAGTTGGAGTTCACACCCCAGGGCACGCTGGCCGAGAAGCTGCGCGCCGGTGGTGCCGGCATTCCCGCCTTCTTCACCAAGACCGGTGTGGGGACCATCGTGGCCGACGGCAAAGAGCTGCGCGAGTTTGATGGCGAGACCTATGTGATGGAACGCGCCCTGGTGCCCGAGGTGTCCCTGGTCAAGGCGCACCGCGCCGACAAATCGGGCAACCTGCAGTTCCGCCTGACAGCCCGCAACTTCAACCCGGCTGTGGCCATGGCCGGCAAGATTTGCATTGTGGAAGTGGAAGAGATTGTGGAGACCGGCGCCATGGTGCCCGACCAGGTGCACCTGCCCGGCATTTACGTGCACCGCATCGTGCTCAACGCCAACCCCGAGAAGCGTATCGAGAAGCGCACCATCACATCGAAAGAGGGAGTCTGA
- a CDS encoding carboxymuconolactone decarboxylase family protein has protein sequence MPTPPPATAYDLGLATRKQVMGEDFVAAAFANATPFTQPIQEHITRAAWGDVWQRPGLDLKTRSLVTVAMLTALGKQNELKGHVRGALNNGATVEEIQEVLLHATVYCGVPAAVEAFRTANEVVSAGNKV, from the coding sequence ATGCCAACACCACCACCCGCCACTGCCTACGACTTGGGTTTGGCCACCCGCAAACAGGTCATGGGTGAAGATTTTGTAGCAGCGGCCTTTGCCAACGCCACGCCATTTACCCAGCCCATACAAGAGCACATCACCCGCGCGGCCTGGGGCGATGTGTGGCAGCGCCCGGGGCTGGATTTGAAAACACGCAGCCTCGTAACCGTGGCCATGCTGACCGCGCTGGGCAAACAGAACGAGCTCAAGGGCCACGTGCGTGGCGCGCTGAACAACGGCGCCACGGTCGAGGAGATACAGGAGGTGTTGCTCCACGCCACCGTCTACTGCGGCGTGCCGGCCGCAGTGGAGGCGTTTCGTACTGCCAATGAAGTGGTCAGTGCAGGCAACAAGGTTTAA
- a CDS encoding efflux RND transporter permease subunit has protein sequence MNVSAWSIKNPIPAVMLFVLLTLAGLMSFSAMKVQQFPDLELPTVTVSASLPGAAPAQLETEVARKIENAIAPLSGLKNIYTNVSDGSVSVTAEFRLEKPTQEAVDDVRSAVQQVRSDLPGDLRDPIVSKMNLSGAPILAFTIRSSNMDDEALSWFVDNTISRALLGVRGVGSVARVGGVTREVQVALDPLKLQSLGATAADISRQLKMVQTESAGGRADLGGSEQPMRTLATVATVEELSRLELSLSSGKRVRLDEIATVKDTVAEQRSFATLNGKSVVGFEITRSKGASEVEVGAAVQKALADLKAAHPDLELTQAFDFVTPVQEEFDASMTMLYEGAVLAVIVVWFFLRSWRATLVSAVALPLSAIPAFIGMHYMGFTTNVVTLLALSLVIGILVDDAIVEVENIERHLRMGKTPYQAAMEAADEIGLAVIATTFALIAVFLPTAFMSGVVGKFFKQFGWTAVFAVFASLVVARVLTPMMAAYIMKPSTHVHEEPTWMPLYLKITRWTLHHRWTTMFAAIAFFIGSLMLVPLIPSGFIPPDDNSQTQVYLELPPGTTLAQTRVASERARELIGKVKHVQSVYTTAGGGAVGSDPFQGGASTDVRKATLTVLLDERGKRPRKQVIEGEMRTALAELPGVRFKVGLGGSGEKYQLALKGEDPVALAQAAAAVEKDLRKIPGLGNIASSASLTRAEIAIRPDFAKAADMGVTSAAIAETLRIATVGDYESALPKLNLSQRQVPIVVKLATDARQDLDLLGRLMVPGVKGPVMLSQVATFEMSGGPAVVSRLNRVRNVNFEVELSGVPLGEVTEAVAKLPSIVNLPAGVQQLEIGDAEVQGEMVAGFGVAMLTGVLCIYIVLVLLFKDFLHPISILPSVILSFGGAFLGLLISGKMLSMPSFIGLVMLIGVSTKNSILLVEYAITARREHGLNRFDALMDACHKRARPIIMTTIAMVAGMLPLVIGIGDADNSFRAPMAAAVIGGLITSTILSLLVTPSFFSIVDDIEHFVGRAKRKLLRQKESAVAVHTPAPEIP, from the coding sequence ATGAATGTATCTGCTTGGTCCATTAAAAACCCCATACCGGCGGTCATGCTGTTTGTGCTGCTGACGCTGGCGGGCCTCATGTCCTTCAGCGCCATGAAGGTGCAACAGTTCCCGGATCTGGAGCTGCCCACCGTCACCGTTTCGGCCAGCCTGCCGGGTGCTGCACCCGCACAGCTGGAAACCGAAGTGGCGCGCAAGATCGAGAACGCGATTGCGCCCCTGTCGGGCCTGAAAAACATCTACACCAATGTGTCGGATGGCAGCGTCAGTGTGACGGCCGAGTTCCGCCTGGAGAAGCCCACACAAGAAGCGGTGGACGATGTGCGCAGTGCCGTGCAGCAGGTGCGCAGCGATCTGCCCGGCGACTTGCGTGACCCCATCGTCAGCAAGATGAACCTGTCGGGCGCGCCCATTCTTGCCTTCACCATCCGCTCCAGCAACATGGACGATGAGGCTTTGAGCTGGTTTGTGGACAACACCATCTCGCGCGCGCTCTTGGGTGTGCGGGGCGTGGGCTCTGTGGCCCGTGTGGGGGGTGTAACCCGTGAGGTGCAAGTGGCGCTGGACCCGCTCAAGCTGCAAAGCCTGGGTGCCACCGCGGCCGATATCTCGCGCCAGCTCAAAATGGTGCAGACCGAAAGCGCCGGTGGCCGTGCCGACCTGGGTGGCTCCGAGCAACCCATGCGCACCCTGGCCACCGTGGCCACGGTAGAAGAGTTGTCCCGCCTGGAGCTGAGCCTGTCCAGCGGCAAACGGGTGCGCCTGGATGAGATCGCCACCGTCAAAGACACAGTGGCCGAGCAACGCAGTTTTGCCACGCTCAATGGCAAATCGGTGGTGGGTTTTGAGATCACCCGCAGCAAGGGCGCCAGCGAAGTGGAAGTGGGCGCCGCCGTGCAAAAAGCACTGGCCGACCTGAAAGCCGCCCACCCCGATCTGGAGTTGACCCAGGCCTTTGACTTTGTGACACCGGTGCAAGAGGAATTCGACGCCTCCATGACCATGCTGTACGAAGGCGCCGTGCTGGCGGTGATTGTGGTGTGGTTCTTCCTGCGCAGCTGGCGCGCCACACTGGTGTCAGCCGTGGCGCTGCCGCTGTCGGCCATTCCCGCCTTCATTGGTATGCACTACATGGGCTTTACCACCAATGTGGTGACCCTGCTGGCGCTGTCGCTGGTCATCGGTATTCTGGTGGACGATGCGATTGTGGAAGTGGAAAACATCGAGCGCCACCTGCGCATGGGCAAGACGCCCTACCAGGCCGCCATGGAAGCGGCAGACGAAATCGGCCTGGCCGTGATCGCCACCACGTTTGCGCTGATTGCCGTGTTTTTGCCCACCGCCTTCATGAGCGGTGTGGTGGGCAAGTTCTTCAAACAGTTTGGCTGGACCGCCGTGTTTGCCGTATTTGCGTCACTGGTGGTAGCCCGGGTGCTGACGCCCATGATGGCGGCCTACATCATGAAGCCGTCCACCCATGTGCACGAAGAACCCACCTGGATGCCGCTGTACCTGAAGATCACGCGTTGGACACTGCACCACCGCTGGACCACCATGTTTGCGGCCATCGCCTTTTTCATCGGCTCGCTGATGCTGGTGCCGCTGATACCCAGTGGTTTTATTCCGCCGGACGACAACTCGCAAACCCAGGTCTACCTGGAGCTGCCCCCGGGCACCACACTGGCGCAAACCCGGGTGGCCTCTGAGCGCGCCCGTGAACTGATCGGCAAGGTCAAACACGTGCAAAGCGTCTACACCACCGCCGGTGGCGGTGCCGTGGGCTCGGACCCTTTCCAGGGTGGCGCCAGCACCGATGTACGCAAGGCCACCTTGACCGTGCTGCTGGACGAACGCGGCAAACGCCCGCGCAAACAGGTGATTGAGGGCGAAATGCGCACCGCGCTGGCCGAATTGCCGGGTGTCCGCTTCAAAGTGGGCCTGGGTGGCTCGGGCGAGAAGTACCAGCTGGCCCTCAAGGGTGAAGACCCGGTAGCCCTGGCACAGGCCGCGGCCGCGGTCGAAAAAGACCTGCGCAAGATCCCTGGCCTGGGCAATATTGCATCCAGTGCCAGCCTGACACGGGCCGAGATTGCCATCCGCCCCGACTTTGCCAAAGCCGCCGACATGGGCGTCACCAGCGCCGCCATTGCCGAAACACTGCGCATTGCCACCGTGGGTGATTACGAGTCGGCGTTACCCAAGCTCAACCTGAGCCAGCGCCAGGTGCCCATCGTCGTGAAACTCGCGACCGATGCACGCCAAGACCTGGACCTGCTGGGCCGTCTGATGGTGCCCGGTGTCAAGGGCCCGGTCATGCTGAGCCAGGTAGCCACCTTTGAAATGTCGGGCGGACCTGCCGTGGTCAGCCGCCTGAACCGCGTACGCAATGTCAACTTCGAGGTGGAGTTGTCGGGTGTGCCGTTGGGCGAGGTAACCGAAGCCGTGGCCAAGTTGCCGTCCATCGTCAACCTGCCCGCGGGCGTGCAGCAGCTGGAAATTGGTGATGCCGAAGTACAGGGCGAAATGGTCGCCGGCTTTGGCGTGGCCATGCTGACCGGCGTGTTGTGCATCTACATCGTGCTGGTGCTGCTGTTCAAGGACTTCCTGCACCCCATCTCCATCCTGCCGTCGGTCATTTTGTCCTTCGGCGGTGCCTTCCTGGGCCTGCTGATCAGCGGCAAAATGTTGTCCATGCCGTCTTTCATCGGCCTGGTGATGTTGATTGGTGTGTCGACCAAGAACTCGATCCTGCTGGTGGAATACGCCATCACTGCACGCCGTGAGCATGGCCTGAACCGCTTCGACGCGCTGATGGATGCCTGCCACAAACGTGCACGCCCCATCATCATGACAACCATTGCCATGGTGGCCGGCATGCTGCCGCTGGTGATTGGTATTGGTGATGCCGACAACAGCTTCCGCGCACCGATGGCGGCGGCAGTGATTGGGGGCCTGATCACCTCCACCATCCTGAGTCTGCTGGTCACGCCGAGCTTCTTCTCCATCGTGGACGACATCGAACACTTTGTAGGCCGCGCCAAACGCAAGCTGCTGCGGCAAAAGGAAAGCGCGGTGGCAGTGCACACGCCTGCGCCGGAAATCCCGTAA
- a CDS encoding fasciclin domain-containing protein encodes MKKLLIASVLTVGLTLSAHAKDIVDTAVAAGSFKTLATALGAAGLVDTLKGKGPFTVFAPTDEAFAKIPKADLDALLKDKAKLTAVLTYHVVPGKVMAADVRAGKVKTVQGSELTVATAGAVTVDNAKVIKTDIVADNGVIHVIDSVIMPK; translated from the coding sequence ATGAAAAAGCTACTGATTGCATCCGTTCTGACCGTGGGCTTGACACTGTCTGCCCATGCCAAAGACATCGTCGACACCGCCGTAGCAGCTGGCAGCTTCAAAACGCTGGCGACCGCTTTGGGCGCAGCTGGTTTGGTCGACACGCTCAAGGGCAAAGGACCGTTCACCGTGTTCGCCCCCACTGACGAGGCATTCGCCAAAATCCCGAAAGCTGATCTTGACGCCCTGCTCAAGGACAAGGCAAAACTCACAGCCGTGCTGACTTACCACGTGGTGCCAGGCAAGGTCATGGCGGCGGATGTACGCGCGGGGAAGGTCAAGACCGTGCAGGGATCTGAGCTGACGGTGGCGACAGCCGGCGCTGTGACAGTGGATAACGCCAAAGTCATCAAGACCGACATCGTGGCGGACAACGGTGTCATCCATGTCATCGACAGTGTGATCATGCCCAAATAA
- a CDS encoding CerR family C-terminal domain-containing protein, with protein MNKAPPSPVQAKTLRSDGAEARNRLLDAALALFAEKGYAKTSTREIAQAALVNIASISYYFGDKEGLYKAVFTDPRVNPTVPPEHIDNPDQPLEWSIANLMHSFVDPLKQGNLVQQCMKLHLREMLEPTGLWKQEVECNIRPAHNALAAALCRHLGISQPDDEIHRLALAISGLGVILQVCTDVTIAVRPGLIASHGALDTYCNRLVDYAMALTAAEAQRRALPSSSKAKKPTIPRAHTKPAHPASQAQASKRTTTPTR; from the coding sequence ATGAATAAGGCCCCTCCCTCCCCCGTCCAAGCCAAGACCCTGCGCAGCGATGGTGCCGAGGCGCGCAACCGCCTGCTGGATGCCGCGCTGGCACTGTTTGCCGAGAAGGGTTACGCCAAGACCTCCACCCGCGAAATCGCCCAGGCCGCGCTGGTCAACATCGCCTCCATCAGCTACTACTTTGGAGACAAGGAAGGCCTGTACAAGGCCGTGTTCACCGACCCCCGTGTCAATCCGACGGTCCCCCCCGAACACATCGACAACCCCGATCAACCGCTCGAATGGTCTATCGCCAATCTGATGCACTCGTTCGTAGACCCGCTCAAGCAGGGCAATCTGGTTCAGCAGTGCATGAAGCTGCATCTGCGCGAAATGCTGGAACCCACTGGACTCTGGAAGCAGGAAGTGGAGTGCAACATAAGGCCCGCACACAACGCCCTTGCCGCCGCGTTGTGCCGCCACCTTGGTATTTCTCAGCCGGATGACGAAATCCACCGCTTGGCGCTGGCGATCAGCGGCCTGGGCGTGATATTGCAGGTTTGCACCGACGTCACGATCGCGGTGCGCCCCGGGCTGATTGCGTCCCATGGCGCGCTCGACACCTACTGCAACCGGCTGGTGGATTACGCCATGGCCCTGACCGCTGCCGAAGCCCAGCGCCGCGCGCTGCCAAGCAGTTCCAAGGCAAAAAAGCCAACAATCCCACGCGCGCATACCAAACCTGCACACCCCGCTTCTCAGGCTCAAGCTTCCAAACGTACAACCACTCCAACCCGATGA
- a CDS encoding efflux transporter outer membrane subunit: MMMMNPHPLRALAPLAAALTLSACSTFMPPAQVEAQAPAQWHTPLPHQGTVGGLTQWWERQGDPLLVELIAAAQAVSPSISQALARVEASRAQQASARGALLPNLNAQYAASRGVSQPNFPVTNTQQLGLQTQWEIDLVGANRAVSRAAQANVDGTQAQWHDARVSVAAEVANLYYSQSTCLQQLALAERDATSRGETARLTEINAKAGFLAPSLGAMARASAADGNSRLTQQRALCELNTKALVALTAIPEPDLKKKLTSAPVHTTQNAPITVASVPAQTIAQRPDVFSAERDVMVASAQVGAAKAQRLPRLTLAGSIAGTRLTTGGVDTEGTTWSFGPLAVSLPIFDGGQRAAAVTASEANYDAVVSAYRGKVRQAVREVEEALINLASTEARTQDAIVSTKGYAESLAATQSRFGQGLASLVELEDARRNALASESAQLALALERNRAWVALYRALGGGFEPDMASKSAAK, encoded by the coding sequence ATGATGATGATGAACCCGCACCCTCTTCGCGCATTGGCGCCCCTGGCCGCCGCACTGACTTTGTCGGCCTGTTCCACCTTCATGCCCCCCGCCCAGGTCGAGGCGCAGGCTCCTGCACAGTGGCACACCCCCCTGCCCCACCAGGGCACCGTGGGCGGGCTGACCCAGTGGTGGGAGCGCCAAGGCGACCCCTTGCTGGTGGAGCTGATAGCCGCCGCACAAGCGGTCAGCCCTTCCATCTCGCAGGCGCTGGCCCGCGTGGAGGCATCCCGCGCCCAGCAGGCCAGCGCCCGTGGCGCCCTGCTGCCCAACCTGAATGCCCAATACGCCGCCAGCCGCGGTGTCAGCCAGCCCAATTTCCCGGTGACCAATACCCAGCAACTGGGCCTGCAGACGCAGTGGGAGATTGACCTGGTGGGTGCCAACCGCGCCGTCAGCCGCGCCGCCCAGGCCAATGTAGACGGTACCCAGGCCCAGTGGCACGATGCCCGCGTATCGGTGGCCGCCGAAGTGGCCAACCTGTATTACAGCCAGTCCACTTGCCTGCAGCAGTTGGCGCTGGCCGAGCGGGACGCCACCTCGCGCGGCGAGACTGCACGCCTGACCGAGATCAATGCCAAGGCAGGTTTTCTGGCCCCGTCGCTCGGAGCCATGGCACGCGCCAGTGCGGCCGACGGCAACAGCCGCCTGACCCAGCAACGCGCGCTGTGTGAGCTGAACACCAAGGCCCTGGTCGCCCTGACCGCCATCCCCGAGCCAGACCTTAAGAAAAAACTGACCTCAGCCCCCGTCCATACTACACAGAATGCTCCTATTACTGTAGCAAGCGTGCCCGCCCAGACCATTGCCCAACGCCCCGACGTGTTCAGCGCCGAGCGGGATGTGATGGTGGCCAGCGCCCAGGTGGGTGCGGCCAAGGCCCAACGCCTGCCGCGCCTGACGTTGGCCGGCTCCATTGCCGGTACCCGCCTGACCACAGGGGGTGTGGACACCGAAGGCACCACCTGGTCCTTTGGCCCGCTGGCGGTGAGCCTGCCCATCTTTGACGGCGGCCAGCGCGCGGCAGCGGTCACGGCGTCAGAAGCCAACTACGACGCTGTGGTCAGCGCCTACCGCGGCAAGGTTCGCCAGGCCGTGCGCGAGGTAGAAGAAGCACTGATCAATCTGGCCAGCACCGAGGCCCGCACCCAAGACGCCATCGTCTCCACCAAGGGTTATGCCGAATCGCTGGCGGCCACCCAGTCCCGCTTTGGCCAGGGCCTGGCCAGTCTGGTGGAGCTAGAAGACGCACGCCGCAATGCGCTGGCCTCTGAGTCGGCCCAGCTGGCCCTGGCCCTGGAGCGCAACCGCGCCTGGGTGGCGCTGTACCGCGCACTGGGCGGCGGCTTTGAGCCCGATATGGCCAGCAAGAGCGCAGCCAAGTAA